In Acaryochloris marina S15, a single genomic region encodes these proteins:
- the nadB gene encoding L-aspartate oxidase yields MSQDLHTQVSSHFDVLVVGGGAAGLYAALSLPSHVRVGLITKDSLSRSASDWAQGGIAAAFDKGDSPELHAQDTVSAGVGLCETKAVNFLVQQAPSQVHALLEMGIAFDRRQDQQLAATLEAAHSRPRVLHAADTTGRALIKTLTAQMWQRSNIEVLADTFTLELWQHPDTGRCQGICLLSAGQISWVSAAAVILATGGGGQVFSQTTNPALSTGDGVAMGWRAGVQLRDLEFFQFHPTALTLPGAPRFLISEAVRGEGAHLLDTSGHRFMFDYHPQGELAPRDVVSRSIFTHLQASESQDHQVWLDLRPIAPEKIQRRFPKIIQVCQKWGVDVYQNPIPVSPAAHYWMGGIRTDLQSQTSIPGLYAVGEVASTGVHGANRLASNSLLECLVFAAEFAHLDISSIPIADIPQTEALGSTDLKIEPQDESMLAEVRAQLPEVLWNSAGIARSGEQMQRAIAQVHQWRQAFLSSPLSQQLNHISPGQTVTVNPNIPVRAWAETQNLLDIGYLILKSAHFRTESRGGHYRADYPESQEQWQAHTVVEQETWQQVPLDS; encoded by the coding sequence TTGTCACAAGATCTCCATACTCAAGTGTCTTCCCACTTTGATGTCCTCGTTGTCGGGGGTGGTGCCGCCGGGCTTTATGCTGCCTTGTCACTCCCCTCACACGTTAGGGTTGGACTGATTACCAAAGATAGTTTGTCGCGATCTGCTAGCGATTGGGCTCAGGGAGGTATCGCAGCCGCCTTTGATAAAGGTGACTCACCGGAACTGCATGCCCAAGATACTGTTAGTGCAGGCGTAGGGCTGTGTGAAACTAAGGCAGTTAATTTTCTTGTGCAGCAAGCACCATCTCAGGTACATGCCTTGTTGGAGATGGGAATTGCCTTTGACCGTCGTCAAGATCAGCAATTGGCTGCGACCTTAGAGGCAGCGCACTCTCGCCCTCGGGTTCTCCATGCCGCGGATACAACGGGAAGAGCCCTGATCAAAACCCTAACCGCCCAAATGTGGCAGCGATCGAATATAGAAGTGCTGGCCGATACGTTCACCCTGGAGCTATGGCAACATCCCGATACAGGACGTTGCCAAGGTATCTGTTTGCTATCGGCAGGTCAGATTTCTTGGGTGTCTGCTGCAGCCGTTATTTTAGCTACAGGGGGTGGCGGACAAGTCTTTTCACAAACGACTAATCCAGCCTTAAGTACAGGCGATGGGGTAGCGATGGGGTGGCGGGCAGGTGTCCAATTGCGAGATTTGGAGTTTTTTCAATTCCATCCCACAGCTCTAACCTTACCGGGTGCGCCCAGATTTTTAATTAGTGAAGCAGTGCGCGGTGAAGGGGCTCATCTTTTGGATACCTCCGGTCACCGATTTATGTTTGACTATCATCCCCAGGGAGAACTGGCACCGAGGGATGTGGTCAGTCGGTCTATTTTCACCCATTTACAGGCCTCTGAGTCCCAAGACCATCAGGTATGGCTGGACCTGAGACCCATTGCCCCTGAGAAAATCCAGCGACGATTTCCCAAGATTATTCAGGTTTGCCAGAAGTGGGGAGTGGATGTTTATCAAAATCCCATTCCGGTATCACCTGCGGCCCATTACTGGATGGGGGGAATTCGGACCGATTTGCAAAGTCAAACCTCCATTCCCGGGCTGTATGCAGTCGGAGAAGTTGCCAGCACGGGGGTACATGGTGCTAATCGATTGGCCAGTAACTCTCTCTTAGAATGCTTAGTGTTTGCGGCTGAGTTTGCCCATCTTGATATATCGTCTATCCCGATTGCGGATATCCCCCAAACTGAAGCCTTAGGGAGTACCGATCTAAAGATAGAGCCACAAGACGAATCAATGTTGGCTGAGGTTCGCGCTCAGCTTCCTGAAGTTTTATGGAATAGCGCCGGTATTGCCCGCTCGGGGGAACAGATGCAACGTGCGATCGCACAAGTGCATCAGTGGCGACAAGCCTTCCTAAGCTCTCCCTTATCCCAGCAACTCAACCACATATCGCCAGGGCAAACGGTGACGGTTAATCCCAATATTCCGGTAAGAGCTTGGGCAGAAACCCAGAATTTGCTGGATATTGGTTACTTAATTCTCAAGAGTGCTCACTTTCGCACCGAAAGTCGGGGCGGCCATTATCGAGCCGACTATCCCGAATCCCAAGAACAATGGCAGGCCCATACAGTTGTGGAACAGGAGACCTGGCAGCAGGTTCCCTTAGACTCTTAG
- the psbU gene encoding photosystem II complex extrinsic protein PsbU, with protein MHSFVRRFGLIGLALATCLSFFGWSQPVNALNLQSGPSIVLAEAYRNPIDAKLETDFGQKIDVNNTNVLAFMKYKGLYPTVAGKVVQNAPYSSVDEVLQIDGLTDQQKKTLQDNLGNFTISDPDPSLVGGQDRYNPGSYKPFMK; from the coding sequence ATGCATTCGTTTGTCCGTCGTTTTGGTTTGATTGGTCTAGCTCTGGCAACATGCCTTAGCTTCTTTGGTTGGTCCCAACCTGTAAATGCCCTCAATTTACAGTCTGGCCCCAGCATCGTGCTTGCAGAAGCCTACCGTAACCCAATTGACGCAAAATTGGAAACAGACTTTGGTCAAAAGATCGATGTCAATAACACCAATGTCCTTGCATTTATGAAATACAAGGGCCTTTATCCCACTGTTGCTGGTAAAGTCGTGCAGAATGCACCATACAGCAGTGTTGACGAAGTTTTACAAATTGATGGTTTAACTGACCAGCAAAAGAAAACTTTACAAGATAACCTAGGTAACTTTACGATTTCTGACCCTGATCCTTCTTTGGTTGGTGGTCAGGACCGTTATAATCCTGGTTCTTACAAGCCTTTCATGAAGTAA
- a CDS encoding adenylate/guanylate cyclase domain-containing protein, which yields MSEPPELLSVFNSQSLSGLTREQLIAIVLQQQQQVIQLQQELNSSSTEFDSSTEVLSRPLLPHPDGDAHHPYLNVHGESGSYKLSLVGNSYWTIGRGSDNAIVLPDQWMSRNHAMLQSMGARELYLIDLGSHNGSFVNGRRVSVPMSLKHGDKLTFGQTNVEFYNPDAVRLSTATQGLSEAPVTALLHVRRLISVLVVDIRNFTGLTRSLDERLLSEVVGTWFRKAGDIIRANGSWVDKYIGDAVMAVWIHGGTQDVSQQDLQQPFQAIHQLNEMTQKLHLVYPLPFPLKIGAGLNTGYGMVGNTGSSDRPDYTALGDTVNAAFRLETCTKQIGLDIAVGATTYQYMQEWQSEDLPLRQFTVQLKGYVNPKPAYACSFPELKTFLETNQ from the coding sequence ATTTCAGAGCCTCCTGAGCTGCTCTCTGTTTTTAATTCCCAAAGCCTTTCAGGTCTTACTCGGGAACAGCTGATTGCCATTGTTCTACAGCAACAGCAACAGGTTATCCAACTGCAGCAGGAACTCAACAGCTCTAGTACCGAGTTTGACAGTTCTACAGAGGTGTTATCTCGTCCACTGTTGCCCCATCCTGATGGCGATGCCCATCATCCTTATCTCAATGTTCACGGTGAATCGGGGAGCTATAAGCTCTCCCTCGTTGGCAATTCCTACTGGACCATTGGCCGAGGGTCTGACAACGCGATTGTGCTACCGGATCAATGGATGTCACGCAACCATGCCATGCTCCAGTCGATGGGCGCAAGAGAACTCTATTTAATTGACTTAGGGAGTCACAATGGCTCATTTGTAAATGGACGGCGAGTCAGTGTCCCCATGTCTTTGAAACATGGCGATAAACTCACCTTCGGCCAAACCAACGTTGAATTCTATAATCCCGATGCGGTTCGCTTATCTACTGCCACTCAGGGTTTATCGGAAGCACCGGTCACTGCTTTGCTGCATGTTCGACGGTTGATCTCAGTATTAGTGGTTGATATTCGCAACTTTACGGGTCTGACCCGAAGTTTAGATGAACGCCTCTTATCTGAGGTAGTCGGCACTTGGTTCCGCAAGGCAGGAGATATTATTCGAGCTAACGGCAGCTGGGTGGATAAATATATCGGTGATGCAGTCATGGCCGTATGGATTCACGGTGGCACCCAAGATGTGAGCCAGCAAGACCTACAGCAGCCCTTCCAGGCCATCCATCAGCTCAATGAAATGACCCAGAAGCTCCATTTGGTCTATCCCTTACCTTTTCCCCTAAAAATTGGAGCTGGCCTCAATACGGGCTATGGAATGGTAGGCAATACAGGCAGTAGCGATCGGCCAGACTATACCGCCCTAGGGGATACAGTCAATGCAGCGTTTCGTTTAGAAACTTGCACAAAGCAAATTGGTCTTGATATTGCGGTAGGAGCGACAACGTATCAATATATGCAGGAATGGCAGAGCGAGGATTTGCCATTACGCCAATTTACGGTGCAATTGAAGGGGTACGTAAATCCTAAACCAGCTTATGCTTGCTCTTTTCCCGAACTCAAAACTTTTTTAGAGACCAACCAGTAG
- a CDS encoding GDP-L-fucose synthase has protein sequence MTISNLASKKILVTGGAGFLGRQVIAQLQKAGAQLENISIPRSSTCDLRSLSACQDAVAGQDIVIHLAAHVGGIGLNQIKPAELFYDNLMMGTQLIHAAYEKDVEKFVCVGTICAYPKFTPVPFKEEDIWDGYPEETNAPYGVAKKALLVQLQAYRQQYGFNGVYLLPVNLYGPEDNFNPQSSHVIPALIRKVYEAQKAEATQLEVWGDGTPTREFLYSEDAARGIIMAMEDYNESDPINLGTNSEVSIRDLVTLICRLMDFKGDVVWLTDKPNGQPRRCLDTAKAKAKFGFTANITLEQGLQNTIDWYRQHPE, from the coding sequence ATGACTATATCCAACCTTGCCAGCAAAAAAATTCTAGTCACTGGAGGCGCAGGTTTTCTGGGCCGTCAAGTCATTGCCCAACTGCAAAAAGCCGGGGCACAACTTGAGAATATTTCCATCCCTCGCTCTTCCACCTGTGATTTGCGATCCCTGAGTGCTTGTCAAGACGCTGTTGCAGGACAGGATATTGTCATCCACTTAGCAGCCCATGTTGGTGGCATTGGTTTAAACCAAATCAAACCTGCTGAATTGTTCTATGACAATTTGATGATGGGCACCCAACTGATTCATGCGGCCTATGAAAAGGACGTTGAGAAATTTGTCTGTGTCGGCACCATTTGCGCCTATCCCAAATTCACTCCCGTCCCCTTCAAAGAAGAAGACATCTGGGATGGCTATCCCGAAGAGACCAATGCACCTTATGGGGTGGCAAAAAAAGCGTTACTCGTCCAGCTCCAAGCCTATCGGCAGCAGTATGGGTTTAACGGGGTCTATCTACTACCCGTGAATTTATATGGCCCAGAAGATAATTTCAATCCTCAAAGCTCCCATGTCATCCCTGCACTGATTCGCAAAGTCTACGAAGCCCAGAAAGCTGAGGCAACTCAACTAGAAGTTTGGGGCGATGGAACACCGACCCGAGAGTTTTTGTACTCTGAGGATGCTGCACGGGGAATAATAATGGCGATGGAGGATTACAACGAATCTGATCCCATTAATTTGGGAACGAATTCTGAAGTCTCCATTCGTGATCTCGTTACCTTAATTTGTCGATTGATGGACTTCAAAGGTGACGTGGTTTGGCTCACGGATAAGCCAAATGGTCAGCCACGTCGTTGTTTGGATACGGCTAAAGCTAAAGCAAAATTCGGCTTTACCGCCAACATCACCTTAGAGCAGGGATTACAGAACACCATTGATTGGTACCGACAGCACCCCGAGTAA
- a CDS encoding RNA-binding S4 domain-containing protein: protein MKLDQFLKFQGVTLTGGQAKHLIQSGFVTVNGELEVRRGRQLGVGDIVTVEDESFEVQLESDSNSQTNS, encoded by the coding sequence ATGAAGCTGGATCAATTTCTAAAATTTCAAGGGGTCACCCTTACTGGCGGACAAGCTAAACATCTGATCCAATCTGGATTTGTAACAGTCAACGGAGAGCTTGAAGTCCGCCGTGGACGACAGCTCGGTGTGGGTGATATTGTCACCGTCGAAGATGAGTCTTTTGAAGTGCAGTTAGAATCAGACTCAAACTCTCAAACGAACTCCTAG
- a CDS encoding SPFH domain-containing protein — MWQVITVILVALGGAGAASSVRIVNQGNAALVENLGSYKKRLDPGLNIIFPVLDQIVYKDTLRLKVLDIDPQSCITCDNVAITVDAVVYWQIIDMEKAYYKVENLSSAMVNLVQTQIRAEMGKLELDETFTARTQISEILLQELDSATDPWGVKVTRVELRDITPSKAVQDSMELQMAAERQKRAAILTSEGEKEAAVNSARGSAEAQVLGAEARKKSAILEAEAEQQSIVLRAQGERQDRVLKAHATSEALQIVSQALKTDPKAEQALQFLLAQNYMDMGTTIGESDSSKVMFMDPRSVPASIEGIRSIIDDSGQA; from the coding sequence GTGTGGCAAGTTATAACTGTTATTTTGGTCGCTTTAGGTGGGGCTGGTGCAGCTAGCTCTGTACGCATTGTTAATCAAGGGAATGCTGCTCTAGTCGAGAACTTAGGAAGTTATAAAAAACGTCTAGATCCAGGATTAAACATTATTTTTCCTGTACTCGACCAAATCGTCTATAAAGACACATTAAGACTAAAAGTATTAGATATTGACCCTCAATCCTGTATTACTTGCGACAATGTCGCCATTACAGTTGATGCCGTGGTTTATTGGCAGATTATCGACATGGAGAAGGCCTATTACAAGGTTGAGAACCTCTCTTCCGCCATGGTCAATCTGGTCCAAACTCAAATTCGGGCTGAGATGGGTAAGCTCGAACTAGATGAAACCTTCACCGCCCGCACTCAAATTAGCGAAATCCTTCTGCAAGAGCTAGATAGCGCGACCGATCCTTGGGGGGTTAAAGTCACACGGGTTGAGCTACGAGATATTACCCCCTCTAAAGCCGTCCAAGATTCCATGGAACTGCAAATGGCTGCTGAACGCCAAAAAAGAGCAGCGATTCTAACGTCCGAAGGTGAAAAAGAAGCTGCTGTCAACTCCGCACGCGGCTCTGCTGAGGCACAAGTCTTAGGGGCTGAAGCCCGTAAAAAATCGGCCATTTTAGAAGCAGAAGCGGAGCAACAGTCTATCGTTCTCAGAGCCCAAGGGGAACGTCAAGATAGAGTGTTGAAGGCTCATGCCACTTCAGAAGCGTTGCAGATTGTTAGTCAAGCCCTCAAAACAGATCCCAAAGCTGAACAGGCCCTACAGTTCTTATTAGCCCAAAACTATATGGATATGGGAACAACCATCGGGGAAAGCGACAGCAGCAAGGTGATGTTTATGGATCCTCGATCGGTTCCTGCATCCATCGAAGGGATTCGCTCCATTATTGATGATTCAGGCCAAGCTTAA
- a CDS encoding NfeD family protein, which translates to MAWLWLGLGLAFCVFEVITPTAFVELMMGISALAVAVISLVIPQFYLQALIWLLLSVLLIGLVRRFVPKRTARILQAEVEAETLTQIPAGQTGRVIYEGSSWQARCEDENLTIESKTKVYVVGRKGTTLFIIPAEFGEGLTFHSKA; encoded by the coding sequence TTGGCTTGGCTATGGTTAGGACTAGGATTAGCGTTTTGTGTATTTGAAGTCATTACACCAACCGCTTTTGTCGAACTGATGATGGGCATCAGTGCCCTTGCTGTTGCGGTTATTTCTTTGGTCATTCCCCAGTTCTATCTTCAGGCTTTGATTTGGTTGCTCTTGTCGGTGCTGTTGATTGGATTAGTCCGCCGGTTTGTGCCCAAAAGAACCGCCAGAATTTTACAAGCCGAGGTGGAAGCCGAGACACTCACTCAGATCCCGGCAGGCCAAACGGGTCGGGTGATCTATGAAGGAAGTTCCTGGCAAGCCCGCTGTGAGGATGAGAATCTGACCATTGAAAGCAAGACCAAAGTTTACGTCGTGGGCCGGAAAGGAACAACCTTATTTATCATTCCTGCCGAATTTGGAGAAGGTCTAACCTTTCATTCGAAAGCGTAA
- a CDS encoding TerB N-terminal domain-containing protein, translating into MGIVHWLKRVLEPKRPRSTPSSPSQPSTTASDEETSTSPAGFVDPPQSSPVEPVEDAPSIAVQTAVLAKPPPTVRDVVTSNTQTVAPSRATWVSVDKTVQVGSYCLPGLVYVGDNLKGISTHVSTEPALIRPQLKLDEAKPDRNGNWISEWPSYSEIPSASRAAYLEWLADGRCDPQIPLGYVYLFFYGLERRVLRDFRRAKRPILTELCTIMVEVERLQNLYGDQETFGEKTRQFLEICRFLILNEITALPPPWTFEAVEWPLSLEVGLGTLAATQTPLPADWALSWVMHSFPSKLRTPASRCFPEWRSWFKYEYHQNFGDGLLLEPDAEQTLPADTVIYQPTSVSFGGKIKLDIPELPKVANSEKILERLLPLLEAGMQTLDSYSRWLGRNPDGQGSYSALLLLPSELMVECASSQVKAFRAWVENSLTERDIAVVWGQDLLQQWQDPPPDKLTKSEATVLSDYLTRVGIGIEPDVQLGGKPPTANQPYVLFRLPETSLAAPSEKYKLATLLLHLAVMVVVADGALTGAEFQRLQNYLASTPHLQNGERARLHAHLHGLLVDKLSLRGLKVKLQPLSADRKLAIAKFLIHLAAVDGEINPSEIAILSKLYPLLGLESQAVYSHIHEMTVEALPTTATSSPPNSDSGTTETLQLDRALIDAKVTESATVSALLADVFIEDEPPEEVVEPVCVPGIAGLDQQHSQLLQHLGQQSEWQRQDLEPLVDQLGLMLDGALEVINEVAFEQCDDPLTEGEDPIVIDEDILQTLLDSA; encoded by the coding sequence ATGGGGATTGTTCACTGGTTAAAGCGAGTATTAGAGCCAAAGCGTCCTCGATCGACACCTTCTTCGCCTTCTCAGCCTTCAACTACAGCCTCAGACGAAGAAACATCAACTTCCCCAGCGGGTTTTGTTGATCCACCCCAAAGTAGTCCAGTGGAGCCAGTCGAGGACGCTCCGTCGATTGCAGTGCAGACTGCAGTTTTGGCGAAACCTCCTCCTACTGTTCGTGACGTTGTAACCTCCAATACTCAGACTGTTGCTCCCTCCCGAGCTACCTGGGTATCAGTAGATAAGACTGTACAAGTGGGTAGCTACTGTCTGCCGGGTCTCGTTTATGTGGGGGACAACCTCAAAGGAATTAGTACCCATGTCAGCACTGAACCAGCCTTAATTCGACCGCAACTGAAACTAGATGAAGCGAAGCCCGATCGCAATGGCAATTGGATTAGCGAGTGGCCGTCCTATAGCGAAATCCCCTCTGCTAGCCGAGCTGCATATTTGGAGTGGTTGGCGGATGGACGCTGTGACCCTCAGATTCCATTAGGGTATGTTTATCTTTTCTTCTATGGTCTAGAACGCCGGGTTCTCAGAGATTTTCGACGGGCTAAACGGCCTATCCTGACAGAACTATGCACCATCATGGTCGAGGTGGAACGCCTCCAAAATCTGTACGGTGATCAAGAGACATTTGGCGAAAAGACCCGTCAATTCTTAGAGATTTGCCGCTTCCTTATTCTCAATGAAATCACGGCTTTACCGCCCCCCTGGACTTTTGAAGCTGTAGAGTGGCCCCTAAGTTTAGAGGTCGGTCTAGGAACGTTAGCAGCGACTCAAACACCCCTCCCGGCAGATTGGGCTTTGTCCTGGGTGATGCATAGCTTTCCCAGTAAGTTGCGAACGCCGGCATCACGCTGTTTCCCTGAATGGCGGTCTTGGTTTAAGTATGAATATCATCAGAATTTTGGTGATGGGTTATTGCTAGAGCCTGATGCAGAACAAACTCTTCCTGCCGATACAGTTATCTATCAACCGACTAGCGTGTCCTTTGGGGGGAAAATTAAGCTGGACATCCCTGAACTGCCTAAAGTGGCGAATTCAGAGAAGATCTTAGAGCGGCTCCTACCTTTATTAGAAGCAGGGATGCAAACCCTCGACTCCTATAGCCGTTGGTTAGGACGTAATCCAGACGGGCAAGGCAGCTATAGTGCTCTGTTATTGCTGCCGTCGGAACTGATGGTGGAGTGTGCTTCCTCCCAGGTTAAGGCGTTTCGGGCTTGGGTGGAAAACAGTCTCACTGAAAGAGACATCGCTGTTGTGTGGGGACAAGACCTATTGCAGCAATGGCAAGACCCACCCCCAGACAAGCTGACGAAATCAGAGGCAACGGTGTTATCGGACTACTTGACTCGTGTGGGAATTGGGATTGAGCCGGATGTCCAATTGGGGGGCAAACCTCCGACTGCTAATCAACCCTATGTCCTTTTTCGTCTACCCGAAACATCCCTCGCTGCACCTTCCGAGAAATATAAATTAGCGACGCTGTTATTACACCTGGCAGTAATGGTGGTGGTTGCTGATGGAGCTTTGACAGGGGCCGAGTTCCAGCGCTTGCAGAACTATTTAGCTTCAACGCCCCATTTACAGAATGGCGAACGGGCTAGGTTGCATGCTCATTTGCACGGTTTACTGGTCGATAAACTCTCGTTGCGAGGGCTGAAAGTTAAATTGCAGCCGCTATCTGCGGATCGCAAGCTTGCGATCGCAAAGTTTCTCATTCACTTAGCGGCAGTCGATGGTGAGATCAACCCATCAGAAATCGCTATCCTCAGCAAACTGTATCCCTTGTTGGGACTAGAGTCTCAGGCTGTCTACAGTCATATTCATGAAATGACCGTAGAGGCTCTACCCACGACGGCAACTTCTTCGCCTCCCAATTCTGATTCCGGTACGACAGAGACACTGCAATTAGATCGGGCATTAATTGATGCCAAAGTCACAGAGTCTGCCACGGTTTCTGCCTTGCTGGCGGATGTGTTTATTGAAGATGAGCCGCCGGAGGAGGTCGTTGAACCCGTCTGTGTTCCAGGTATTGCGGGATTGGATCAGCAACATTCCCAATTATTACAGCACTTGGGTCAACAATCTGAATGGCAGCGGCAGGATCTTGAACCGCTGGTAGATCAGCTAGGACTGATGCTGGATGGGGCTTTAGAAGTTATCAATGAAGTGGCTTTTGAGCAATGCGATGATCCACTGACGGAGGGGGAAGATCCCATTGTTATTGATGAGGATATTCTCCAAACCCTCTTAGATTCTGCTTAG
- a CDS encoding ABC transporter permease, which translates to MASKSIALRRLWLPSVCLLLMVGSGLAIFTSQLWNLNGWPQFLEFWQASLHPDLTATLMETAWQGLLTTLAYAICGTVFSICLGFVGSILISDVGGQVLDIAPSLRRGLRSLLVVPRAIHEMLWGLLLINLWGLDPLTAIAAITIPFSAIVAKVFGDILDDTPRQSFEAILQSGGRPFNAFLYGLLPSASKNLLSYSFYRFECSLRSAATLGIIGVGGLGHEIFLSLQSLQYQQVWTFVYALVILNGVIDWSSARCRQRLGCQNRISLHLKYVLKNKQVHYKHLDPERSASNNLFSCILMVVGLVGAVAWSWFYIDPDLYALVAPQTWHNSQQIFVGLWPLQPSLPLLETFDASLQTLGMALIAILGAGCGGMVLSFGTAANFFLPGGLFLPSQASPLRQVIGRLLVGMTRLFLLLCRSVPAPIWALVMLFIVFPGVLPGAIALGIHNLGILGRLMAEVNENLDQQPLVALQAQGASSPSVFLYGVLPMTLPRFLAYSCYRWEVGMRETVIVGLVGAGGLGRLLSEQLSSFDSSGVLWTLGCFILLSLGVDWLSQYLRQHLKSI; encoded by the coding sequence ATGGCCTCAAAATCTATCGCCCTCAGACGACTATGGCTGCCTAGTGTTTGTTTGTTGCTCATGGTTGGGAGTGGGCTGGCTATCTTTACGAGCCAACTATGGAACCTGAATGGTTGGCCCCAGTTTCTAGAGTTTTGGCAAGCTAGCCTCCATCCTGATCTAACAGCTACGTTGATGGAAACCGCCTGGCAAGGACTACTAACAACGTTGGCCTATGCCATTTGCGGCACAGTATTCAGTATCTGCCTCGGTTTTGTCGGCAGTATCCTCATTTCAGACGTGGGAGGGCAAGTCTTAGACATTGCTCCCAGTTTACGCCGGGGCTTAAGAAGCCTACTGGTAGTCCCTCGTGCCATTCACGAAATGTTGTGGGGACTCTTACTAATTAATCTGTGGGGACTGGATCCGCTGACTGCGATCGCAGCCATTACCATTCCCTTTAGCGCTATCGTAGCGAAAGTCTTTGGTGACATTCTTGACGATACGCCCCGTCAATCATTTGAGGCTATCCTTCAAAGTGGCGGACGTCCCTTTAATGCCTTCCTATATGGATTATTGCCCTCTGCCAGCAAGAATCTACTGTCCTATAGTTTCTATCGCTTTGAATGCTCCCTACGGTCAGCTGCAACCTTAGGCATTATTGGGGTTGGAGGGTTGGGCCATGAAATCTTTTTGAGTTTGCAGTCCTTGCAATACCAGCAAGTATGGACCTTTGTCTATGCTTTAGTCATTTTGAATGGCGTGATTGATTGGAGCAGTGCTCGGTGTCGCCAGCGGCTGGGCTGCCAAAACCGGATTAGTTTGCACCTAAAATATGTGCTCAAGAATAAACAGGTGCATTATAAACATCTCGATCCTGAACGTTCAGCCTCCAATAACCTGTTCTCCTGCATACTGATGGTCGTTGGCCTAGTTGGGGCAGTAGCTTGGAGTTGGTTTTATATTGACCCTGATCTATATGCCTTAGTTGCCCCCCAAACTTGGCACAATAGCCAGCAAATATTCGTAGGATTATGGCCGTTACAACCTAGCCTGCCCCTATTGGAAACCTTTGATGCTTCGCTCCAAACCCTGGGCATGGCTTTGATCGCCATTTTGGGTGCCGGCTGCGGGGGCATGGTGTTGTCCTTTGGAACGGCTGCCAATTTTTTTCTGCCTGGCGGACTCTTTCTTCCCTCACAAGCAAGTCCGTTACGCCAAGTAATCGGTCGGCTACTCGTAGGCATGACTCGGCTATTTTTGTTGCTCTGCCGCTCTGTACCCGCACCTATTTGGGCTTTGGTGATGTTGTTTATCGTATTTCCGGGAGTGCTACCGGGTGCGATCGCACTTGGCATCCATAATCTCGGCATTCTGGGACGTCTAATGGCCGAAGTCAATGAAAATTTGGATCAGCAGCCCTTGGTAGCACTGCAAGCCCAAGGAGCCTCTAGCCCCTCTGTTTTCCTCTATGGCGTTTTACCCATGACCCTGCCCCGTTTTTTGGCCTATTCCTGCTACCGCTGGGAGGTAGGCATGCGGGAAACGGTGATTGTGGGGCTCGTGGGCGCTGGAGGTCTGGGACGCTTACTCAGTGAACAACTGAGTAGTTTCGATAGTTCAGGGGTGTTGTGGACGCTAGGTTGTTTTATCCTTCTCAGCTTGGGTGTTGACTGGCTGAGCCAATATCTCCGGCAACACTTGAAGTCGATCTAA